The genomic segment ACCATGAACGCACTGCGCAAGATCATCCACGTCGACATGGACGCCTTCTACGCGTCGGTGGAGCAGCGCGACGATCCGTCACTGCGTGGCAAGCCGGTGGTCGTGGCATGGCGCGGCGCCCGCTCGGTGGTGTGTGCGGCCTCCTACGAAGCCCGCGTGTTCGGCGTGCGCTCGGCGATGCCGGCGCTGCGTGCTGAACGCCTGTGTCCGGATGCGATCTTCGTGCCGCCGGACTTCTCGCGTTACAAGGCGGTGTCACGCCAGGTGCGCGAGATCTTCCTGCGCCATACCGATCTGGTCGAGCCGCTGTCGCTGGACGAGGCCTACCTGGACGTGACCGAGCCGAAGAGCGGCATCGAGCTGGCCACCGATATCGCCCGCACCATCCGCACGCAGATCCGTGAAGAAACCCAGCTGACCGCTTCAGCCGGGATCGCGCCGAACAAGTTCCTGGCCAAGATCGCATCGGACTGGCGCAAGCCCGATGGGCAGTTCGTGATTCCACCGCAGCGGGTGGACGCGTTCCTGCTGCCGCTGCCGGTGAACCGGGTGCCCGGCGTGGGCAAGGTGATGGAAGGCAAGCTGGCCGCGCGCGGCATCGTCACCTGTGGCGACCTGCGGCAGTGGGCGCTGGTTGATCTGGAAGAGGCGTTCGGCAGCTTCGGCCGCAGCCTGTACAACCGCGCACGCGGTGTGGACGAGCGGCCGGTGGAACCGGACCAGCAGGTGCAGTCGATTTCTTCGGAGGACACCTTCGCCGAAGACCTGCTGCTGGAGGACCTGAGCGAGGCGATCGTGCAGCTGGCGGAGAAGACCTGGCATGCCACCCGCAAGACCGAGCGCGTCGGCCACACCGTGGTGCTGAAGCTGAAGACCGCGCAGTTCCGCATCCTTACCCGCAGCTTCACCCCGGAGCGCCCGCCGGAATCGATGGAAGAACTGCGCGACATCGCCCTGGCCCTGCGTGCCCGCGTCGACCTGCCGGCCGAAACCCGCTACCGCCTGGTGGGCGTCGGCCTGGGCGGTTTCCGCGAAAAGGAGCCGGTGGTGCAGGGCGAATTGTTCGAGCACGGAACGAACGATTCTGAAGGAAATTGATCGTTCGCCGTCGAACATTTCGATTCCGCAACGAACGGCAGTCGAGCATGGCTCGACTCTACAAAAAGCTACAGATCGCAGAGAACTGTCGAAGGCGGGGTGGGTCCGGTGGCGGGGGTGTCCGCGGCATGGATGCCGCGGCCAAGCCCCCAGGGGTGAGGGCGCTTTGCTTGCGAAGCACTGCTTCGCAAGCGCCCGAACGCACAGCCGCCAGCGGCTGGGCCGGTCTGGGGGTTTACGGCGTCCCCCGCCACCGGACCCACCCCGCCAACCCACGGAACCTCGGCTTTTGACGTTGACGTTGACGTTGACGTTGCTTCGGCAGGTGCAGGGCGCAGCCCTGCAAAAGAAAACCCCTACCTCATGGCCACTGCATCTCGCCCTTGGCCACCTTCGCACTCAGCTGCAGCGACTCGACGCCGGCCAGCTTCGGGTAGCGCGCCTGCATCGCCTTCACCAGCGCCGCGCTGTCCTTGGCTTTTGCCGTCTCGGCATCGAAGGCGCGGATGTAATCGGCGGTGAAGCGCAGTGCACTGGCATCCAGTGCCGCACCCGGTGCGTAGTGCCCCGGCACCACCACTTTCGGCTTCAGTGCCTGCAGGCGCTGCAGGGTCTGCAGCCAGTCGGCGTGTGACTTGGGCGTCTGGGTGTCGGCCATCCACACATGCTCGCCCGCCACCACCGGAATGCCGCCGACGATCGCGCGCAGCGACGGTATCCACAGCACGCTGCGGTCCGGGGTCGGGCCATCCAGGCCGATCAGCGGCAGGCGCTGACCTTCCAGCTGCAGCGCGTCTCCCTCCAGCACCTGTGGCACCACGATGCGCGCGGGGACATCGGCCCCCATCTTCGGTCCCCAGTAGGCCAGCTTGCCGGCCTGGGTCTGCTGGATGTGGGCGACAGTCTGCGCGGTGGCGACGATGCGCGCCTGCGGGAACGCATCCTGCAGCGTGGCCAGGCCGAAGTAGTAGTCCGGGTCGCCGTGGCTGATGTAGATCGTGGTCAGCTGCTTGCCGCTGGCGCGGATCAGCTCGACCAGCCTGCGCGCGTCGCTGGCGCCGAACTGCGCATCAACCAGCATTGCGTCATGGCGGCCTTCGATCAGCACCGAGGACACCGAGAACATGGCCTGCGGGCCGGGGTGGAATGTCTGCAGGCGCAGCTGGGACTTGGCCGCCGTGGCGTGCGACGGGGTAGCCGGTGCGGCCAGCAGCGGGGCACTGGTGAAACTGGCGGCCAGGGCGAGGGGGAGCAGCAGGGCAGCGGTACGCATGGGGATGTCCTTGTGGGGATATCGTGCCGAGCATCGGCTCGGCGTTACAGGTGGGTAGCGCCAGGCCATGCCCGGCGAACGGGCAGGCCCGCGCACGCCATGATCAATACGCCGCAGTGATGATCTGCTTCGGGTACTTGTGTGCTTCCAGCTCGGCGACGAACGCAGCGCCATAGTCGGCGTAGCTGATGCGGCTGTGGCCGCTGGCATCGGCGAGGAACGCCTTGGGCTGCACGCGGTACTGGCCTCGCTCTTCACCCGGGCCGATTTCGGCGGCCGGCGAGAAGAAGGTCCAGTCCAGGTCCTCCACCGCCTGCAGGCGCTTGAAGGCTTCGCGATGGGCCAGCGCGTACGGCTTGTAGGCCTCCGGGAAGTTCGGGGTATCCACCAGCTGCACGCCGGGGGCGACTTCCAGGCTGCCGGCACCGCCGACCACTACCAGGCGTGGCACGCCGGCCTTGCGCGCAGCGGCGGCCAGCTGTGCGGCGACCTCGCCGACGCGGCCGATGTCATCGCCCGGCCGCGGGCCGTAGGCGCTGGCCAGCACGTCGTGGCCGGTGATGGCGGCAACCAGCGCATCCGGGTCGTCCAGCGAAGCGATCACCGGATGCGCGCCGGCCAGCTCGGCCGGAAGATCCTGCGCGCTGCGCACGATGACGGTGAGTTCGTGGCCGTGGGCCAGCGCGTGGCGGGCGATCTGGCGGCCGATGTTGCCGGTGGAACCAATGAGGGCGATCTTCATGGCAGGACTCCGTGGGGCGGTGTGGGGTGCGAATGGGGCCACTCTAGGCCGCTGCAGTCGCTCGAAAAACAGCGTATAACGCGCTTGTTTGTTGCATGGATCGAGCATATGGACCGATTGACCGCCATGACTGTGTTCGTCGAGGTCGCCGAGCGCGGAAGCCTGACCGCGGCCGCCGAGGTGCTGGACATGTCGCGGGCGATGGTCAGCCGCTACCTGGCCGAGGTCGAAGGCTGGCTGGGGGCGCGCCTGCTGCACCGGACCACGCGCCGGGTCAGCCTGACCGGTCCCGGCGAAGCGGCGCTGGCGCGCTTCCGGCAGATGCTGGAGATCGGCGAGGCGCTGCAGGGCGAGCTGGCCAGCGATGATCCCGAGCCGCACGGCACGCTGCGGGTGACCGCCAGCGTGTCGTTCGGGCAGAGCCATCTGGCGCGCGCGGTGGCCGGTTTCGTCGCACGCCACCCGGCGGCGCGCATCGAGCTGCTGCTGGTCGACCGCACGGTGAACCTAGTGGAAGAGCGGGTGGACCTGGCGGTGCGCATCGCGCGCCAGATCGATCCCAGCCTGATCGCGCGGCGGCTGGCCACCTGCCGCTCGGTGCTGTGCGCGACGCCGTCCTACCTGCAGGCACGCGGCACGCCGACCGCTCCCGAGCACCTGGCCGCACACAACTGCCTGACCCACCACTACGTCGGCAAGAGCCTCTGGCAGTTGCACCGCGACGGCCGTTCGCTGTCGGTGGCGGTGGGCGGCAACATCAGTGCCAACGAGGCCTCGCTGCTGCTGGAGGCGGTGCGGGCCGGTGCCGGCATCGCGATGCTGCCGACCTACCAGGTGGCGCCGCTGCTGCGCACTGGCGAGCTGATCGAACTGCTGCCGGATTTCAGCCTGGACGAACTCGGCATTCATGCCGTGTACGCATCACGGCGCCAGCAGCCCGCTATCATGCGTCGATTCCTGGACTACCTGGGCGAGTGTTTCGCCAGCCCGGCCTTCCAGGACCTGGATTGGCGCCCGCCGGGCAAGGAGAACACATGAACCATGGACAGGCCTTGATCGACCACAACCGTGCTGCCTGGGACCGCCAGGCCAGCGAGGTGCGCGAGTGGTCGCGCCCGGTTGAAAGCTCAACCATCGCCGCCGCGCGCGAAGGGCGCTGGCAGGTGCATCTGACGCCGCGTGCACTGCCGCTGGACTGGCTGGGCGATGTGCGCGGCCGCCGCATCCTGTGCCTGGCTTCGGGCGGGGGACAGCAGGCGCCGGTACTGGCCGCGGCCGGTGCCGAGGTCACCGTGTTCGACCTGTCCGACGGGCAGCTGGAGCAGGACCGCCAGGTCGCGGCGCGCGATGGCCTGCAGTTGCGCACGGTGCAGGGCGACATGCGCGACCTGCACGCGTTCGCCAACGGCAGTTTCGATGTGGTGTTCCAGCCGATCTCGAACCTGTACGTGCCCGACGTGCGCCCGGTGTGGAGCGAGTGCCATCGCGTGCTCGCGCGCGACGGCATGCTGATGGCCAGCTTCTACAACCCGGTGCTGTTCGTTGGTGCGCGCGATCCGCAGCTGGATGCGCAGGGCTTGATCCGGCCGCAGTACGCCATTCCCTATTCGGACCTGGAAGACCTGGCACCGGCCGAGCGCGAGGCCAAGCTGGCGCGCGGCGATGCGCTCACCTTCGGCCACAGCCTGACCGAACTCATCGGCGGTCAGCTCGACGCCGGCTTCGTCATCGATCGTTTCATGGAAGACTGGCAGCCGCAGCCGCGCTTTCTGATCGACCGTTATCTGCCCACGTTCCTGGCCACCCGCGCGCGCAGGATCGGCTGAGGCGGGCCTGCAGAAAAGCAGGCCGACGTACAATGGACGGCCCCACGTCGCACAGGTGCCGTCCCTTGTCGTATCCCTATCCGCTGGTCGTGTTCGACCTCGATGGCACGCTGGTCGACAGCGCGGCCGATATCGCCGAAGCACTGAACCGCACGCTGGAAGACATCGGTGTGGCGCGCGTGCCGGAAACCACGGTGCTGGGCTGGATCGGCGATGGTGTGCGTCGCCTGGTGGAGCAGGCCGTGCATGCCGCCGGCCGCGAGGTCGATCTGGCCGCGGTGATGCCGGTGTTCATGGTGCACTACCGGGAATGCCTGCTGCGCAGCCCACGCCTGTTCGATGGCGTTGCCGACGCATTGGCACAGCTGCGTGCGCGCAACGTGCCGCTGGCGATCTGCACCAACAAGCCAGAAGCGCTGGTGCCTCCGCTGCTGCAGCACCTGGGCATCGGCGAAGCGTTCGCGCTGATACTGGGCGGCGACTCGCTGCCGCAGCGCAAGCCCAGTGGTGAACCGCTGCGCCACATCGCTGCGCACTTCGGGTTGCCGGTAGACGCCTGCCTGATGGTCGGTGATTCGCTGACCGACTACCGCGCCGCCGAAGAGGCCGGCATGCCGATCGCGCTGGTGCGCTATGGCTATCCGCGTGGCCTGGATCTGGCCACCGCACATGCGGTGGCCGTGATCGACGACCTGCGTGAGTTGCCGGGGTTGCAGCGCTGATGCAACGGACATCCCTGGTCGCCGGCCGGTAACCCGGACCGACGCAACGGGTAGTGCCGGCCGCTGGCCGGCAATCCGGGGCGCTCTGCCGGAGGTCATGATGCTGCCGGCCAGCGGCCGGCACCACCATGACCGTTGCGGTCATTTCGGCTGGTAACGCACGCTCAGCTGGTACTCGCGGCCGGGCTGGTTGTACCACGCCACGGTCTCGTACCTGCGGTCGAACACGTTGGCCGCACGCGCCAGCAGCGACCACGACGGCGTCAGCGCGTACTCGGCGCGCAGGTCCAGCGTGCCGTAGCCGCCGACCTTCACCGAGTTGCCGGCGTTGTCATAGCGCTTGCCCGCGCCCTGCACGGTCAGTCCGGCGCGGACGTCGCCGAAGCGACGGTCGATGTCCAGGCGCGCGGTCTGCTGCGCGCGGCGCGGCAGCCAGTTGTCGAACTGGGTGCTGCCGCGGGTGCGGTTGCGTGGGTCGGTGTAGCTCAACTGCGCGTTGATATCGAAGCCGGCCAGCAGCACGCCACCGGTCAGTTCGGCGCCACGGATGCGCGCCTTCTCCACCTGCTGCATCTTCATCGTGAGCGCATCGTAGGTGATCAGGTCATCGATGCGGGTTTCGTACACGTCCAGGCCCCAGCGCCAGCCCTGGCCCTGCTGTGAAACGCCAAGGTTGGCGCTCTTGGACTTCTCCGGCTTCAACGTCGGCACGCCGCTCCACGGGTCGTACAGGTCGCTGAAGGTCGGCGCTTTGAACGCGGTGCCGTAGCTGGCGTTGACGCGCAGGCCGTGCTCCAGTTGCATCGCCCAGCCAACGCTGCCGGTGGCGTGGTTGCCGAACTGCTGGTTGTCGTCGTTGCGTGCGCTGGCCTGCAGCTGGTGGCGGCCGAAGCGGCCCTGGTACTGCACGAACACGCCGGTGTTGCGACGGCTGTCGACGAGGTAGCCCGCGCTGCTGCCATCCAGGTTGTCTTCGCTCCAGTCCACGCCGGCACTCAGCAGCTGGCCTTCGGCCAGGCCGAAATCGCCCTGCAGCGAGGCGCTGTCGCGGTGGGTCTGCGCACTGCCGAACACCCCTGGCGCGCCGTAGTTGTCCGATTCGTTGTCGCTGCGGCCGACGTTGGCAGTGAATGCCGCGCGTTCGGACGGCGTGTAGCGCACCTTGCCGGCCAGTACCTGCTGGCGGGTTTCGGAGTAGTTGTAGTAGCCGTCGTAGTGGTTCCTGCCATCGGCACGCAGCGCGCTGC from the Stenotrophomonas maltophilia genome contains:
- the dinB gene encoding DNA polymerase IV: MNALRKIIHVDMDAFYASVEQRDDPSLRGKPVVVAWRGARSVVCAASYEARVFGVRSAMPALRAERLCPDAIFVPPDFSRYKAVSRQVREIFLRHTDLVEPLSLDEAYLDVTEPKSGIELATDIARTIRTQIREETQLTASAGIAPNKFLAKIASDWRKPDGQFVIPPQRVDAFLLPLPVNRVPGVGKVMEGKLAARGIVTCGDLRQWALVDLEEAFGSFGRSLYNRARGVDERPVEPDQQVQSISSEDTFAEDLLLEDLSEAIVQLAEKTWHATRKTERVGHTVVLKLKTAQFRILTRSFTPERPPESMEELRDIALALRARVDLPAETRYRLVGVGLGGFREKEPVVQGELFEHGTNDSEGN
- the gph gene encoding phosphoglycolate phosphatase (PGP is an essential enzyme in the glycolate salvage pathway in higher organisms (photorespiration in plants). Phosphoglycolate results from the oxidase activity of RubisCO in the Calvin cycle when concentrations of carbon dioxide are low relative to oxygen. This enzyme is a member of the Haloacid Dehalogenase (HAD) superfamily of aspartate-nucleophile hydrolase enzymes (PF00702).), which gives rise to MSYPYPLVVFDLDGTLVDSAADIAEALNRTLEDIGVARVPETTVLGWIGDGVRRLVEQAVHAAGREVDLAAVMPVFMVHYRECLLRSPRLFDGVADALAQLRARNVPLAICTNKPEALVPPLLQHLGIGEAFALILGGDSLPQRKPSGEPLRHIAAHFGLPVDACLMVGDSLTDYRAAEEAGMPIALVRYGYPRGLDLATAHAVAVIDDLRELPGLQR
- the btuB gene encoding TonB-dependent vitamin B12 receptor; translated protein: MKLQSRMLSLAVLAALPALAQAADDTTALDQVLVTATRTPIALQDSIAPAQVIDRAQIESSQATSLQELLRGRAGINLTNTGGLGKQSSLFLRGTNSGHTVVLVDGVRINSADLGLAMYQDLPLAQIERVEIVRGPQSSLYGADAIGGVIQIFTRRNAGDFAPHFQLGGGSNGLREASGGIGGGTERGWFGADIAYQHSDGIDACRGSSSVFTAGCFADEHDRDGYRNLSKSLRGGYTFNDQWNVEGSALRADGRNHYDGYYNYSETRQQVLAGKVRYTPSERAAFTANVGRSDNESDNYGAPGVFGSAQTHRDSASLQGDFGLAEGQLLSAGVDWSEDNLDGSSAGYLVDSRRNTGVFVQYQGRFGRHQLQASARNDDNQQFGNHATGSVGWAMQLEHGLRVNASYGTAFKAPTFSDLYDPWSGVPTLKPEKSKSANLGVSQQGQGWRWGLDVYETRIDDLITYDALTMKMQQVEKARIRGAELTGGVLLAGFDINAQLSYTDPRNRTRGSTQFDNWLPRRAQQTARLDIDRRFGDVRAGLTVQGAGKRYDNAGNSVKVGGYGTLDLRAEYALTPSWSLLARAANVFDRRYETVAWYNQPGREYQLSVRYQPK
- a CDS encoding class I SAM-dependent methyltransferase, which codes for MNHGQALIDHNRAAWDRQASEVREWSRPVESSTIAAAREGRWQVHLTPRALPLDWLGDVRGRRILCLASGGGQQAPVLAAAGAEVTVFDLSDGQLEQDRQVAARDGLQLRTVQGDMRDLHAFANGSFDVVFQPISNLYVPDVRPVWSECHRVLARDGMLMASFYNPVLFVGARDPQLDAQGLIRPQYAIPYSDLEDLAPAEREAKLARGDALTFGHSLTELIGGQLDAGFVIDRFMEDWQPQPRFLIDRYLPTFLATRARRIG
- a CDS encoding LysR family transcriptional regulator, which encodes MDRLTAMTVFVEVAERGSLTAAAEVLDMSRAMVSRYLAEVEGWLGARLLHRTTRRVSLTGPGEAALARFRQMLEIGEALQGELASDDPEPHGTLRVTASVSFGQSHLARAVAGFVARHPAARIELLLVDRTVNLVEERVDLAVRIARQIDPSLIARRLATCRSVLCATPSYLQARGTPTAPEHLAAHNCLTHHYVGKSLWQLHRDGRSLSVAVGGNISANEASLLLEAVRAGAGIAMLPTYQVAPLLRTGELIELLPDFSLDELGIHAVYASRRQQPAIMRRFLDYLGECFASPAFQDLDWRPPGKENT
- a CDS encoding NAD(P)-dependent oxidoreductase, translating into MKIALIGSTGNIGRQIARHALAHGHELTVIVRSAQDLPAELAGAHPVIASLDDPDALVAAITGHDVLASAYGPRPGDDIGRVGEVAAQLAAAARKAGVPRLVVVGGAGSLEVAPGVQLVDTPNFPEAYKPYALAHREAFKRLQAVEDLDWTFFSPAAEIGPGEERGQYRVQPKAFLADASGHSRISYADYGAAFVAELEAHKYPKQIITAAY
- a CDS encoding MBL fold metallo-hydrolase → MRTAALLLPLALAASFTSAPLLAAPATPSHATAAKSQLRLQTFHPGPQAMFSVSSVLIEGRHDAMLVDAQFGASDARRLVELIRASGKQLTTIYISHGDPDYYFGLATLQDAFPQARIVATAQTVAHIQQTQAGKLAYWGPKMGADVPARIVVPQVLEGDALQLEGQRLPLIGLDGPTPDRSVLWIPSLRAIVGGIPVVAGEHVWMADTQTPKSHADWLQTLQRLQALKPKVVVPGHYAPGAALDASALRFTADYIRAFDAETAKAKDSAALVKAMQARYPKLAGVESLQLSAKVAKGEMQWP